The sequence CAGGCGGGCGACGACCGGCTTCGGGCTGGTCCACAGCTGCTCGAGGATCTTCGGGAACTCGTTGACGCCCTGGTCGCCGGCGCTGCCGCCGCGCGCTTCCTTGAGGTCCATCCCCGCGCAGAACACCGGGCCGGTGTGGGTCAGCACGATCACGCGGACGGCGTCGTCGGTGGCCGCCTTCGTCAGCGAGTCCGAGAGCTCGCGGCGCAGCTGCGCCGACAGCGCGTTGCGGTTGTGCGGGGAGTCCAGGGTGATCGTGGCGGTGCCGCCCACCACGTCGTAGTGCACCAGTTCGTCAGCCATGCCCGTCACCCTTGCACACTCGCCGCGCGGCGCCGGTGTTACGCGGGGCACAGCCAGCCGGGGTCACCCTCGCGGGCGGCCGCGGCCGGCGAGAAGTGCTGCTTCAGCGTGAAAGCTTCCGGCGTCGGGCCGTGGACGCGCAGGTGCTTGATCTTCGCCTCGGCTTCCGCGGTCGTCGGCCGGTGCCCGGCGGGGACCCACCAGAGCACGGTCATGGCCTCGCGGACGTGGTGGAACCACTCGCGGCGGCGCTTCATGATCGCGACGTGGTCGCCGGAGAACACGAAGTCCGCGAGCGCCTCCACCGACGTCCACACGGACATGTTGACCAGGATCCCGGACGTGCCGCGGACGTCCCATTCGAAGGCGCGGATCGAGGTCGCGTCGCCGTCCTCGGTCTGCAGGCGCCAGACGAAGCCCGGCGCGCGGTCGGCGATCGCGTTCACCGGCTCGAGCGCGTCGACGAAGTCCCGGAAGGACTCGTCGTCGAGCGGCGCCTGCATGCGGCTGATGTTGACCTGAGCGAGTTCGAAGTTCCCCATGCGGCCACCCTACGGGCGGAACCCGCAGGGTGGCCGGGGAAAGTCAGCCGATGGTCGTCGTGGTGAAGACGGGGCTGGGGTTGGGGAAGCAGGCCGTCGGCGCGGTGACGTCGCCGATGATGCTGCTCGCCACCGCCTTGAAGGTCAGGCCCGGGTCGCTGTAGCTGGTCCCGGACAGCTTCGTCTCGATGGTGCCGGACTGCCCGGCCGTCAGGTGCGCGGTGACCGTGGGCAGTTCGAAGGTGGCGCCGCCCGCGATCGGGCCGGGGAAGCTCAGCGTCGCGACGCCGTCCGCGACCGCGATGGTCGGTGCGGTGCTGCCGAGGCCGGACCCGCCGGCGAGGTCGGCGCCGACGTAGGTGGAGTTCGCCGGGATCGGGAACTTGAGCGCGAAGGTGTTGATGTTCTTGACCTTGTTCCCGCTCACGTCGCTCGGCACGGTGTTCGGCCCCGGATCGATGACGACGTCGAAAGCGCCGCCGGGGGCGACCGTGGCGGGCGCGGTGACGTCCGCGTCCTGGTTCAGCGACACCTGCTGCGGGCCGACGATCGGGGCATCGGCCTGGCAGTCGAAGGTGACGGAGGTGGCCGCCGACGCCGGGGCGGCGAGGGCGATCGGAAGGGCGGCGGCCGCGGTCAGAGCGGCGAGCCGGGAAAGGTGAAGAGCTTTCATCTGTATCCACCTACCTGCGGTTTCAAGAGGGGAGGGAGAAAGCTGCGCAGCGATTAGATAGTTACCGGCAAGTTAACTAGCGCGTCAAGGATTTACCGTTCCCATGCACGAGGGGTGACGGTAAATGTGAAGAAGACTCGCCTTTTGGCGGTGGTGGCGCTGCTGACCTGCTGTTCTGGGGTACGGACAGTGGCTCGGGTGGCCT is a genomic window of Amycolatopsis lexingtonensis containing:
- a CDS encoding DUF3291 domain-containing protein, with translation MGNFELAQVNISRMQAPLDDESFRDFVDALEPVNAIADRAPGFVWRLQTEDGDATSIRAFEWDVRGTSGILVNMSVWTSVEALADFVFSGDHVAIMKRRREWFHHVREAMTVLWWVPAGHRPTTAEAEAKIKHLRVHGPTPEAFTLKQHFSPAAAAREGDPGWLCPA
- a CDS encoding cyclase, with amino-acid sequence MKALHLSRLAALTAAAALPIALAAPASAATSVTFDCQADAPIVGPQQVSLNQDADVTAPATVAPGGAFDVVIDPGPNTVPSDVSGNKVKNINTFALKFPIPANSTYVGADLAGGSGLGSTAPTIAVADGVATLSFPGPIAGGATFELPTVTAHLTAGQSGTIETKLSGTSYSDPGLTFKAVASSIIGDVTAPTACFPNPSPVFTTTTIG